CCGGCCCCCTCGTCCGGCGTGGACCCGACCCCCTCAGCCCCCACGGTGGCTCCCCGCCGCCCCCGGCCCCGCGCCCGAGTGCGCCCCCACCGTCGCCACGAAGGCGTCGAAGAGGTGGACGTTCTCCCGGGGCCCCGGGGTCGCCTCGGGGTGGAACTGCACCGACCAGGCCGGCAGGTCTCGGTGGCGCATCCCCTCGACGGTGCCGTCGTTGAGGCTGCGGTGCGTCACGATCAGCTCCGGGGGCAGGCTCGACTCGTCGAGGGCGTAACCGTGGTTGTGCGTCGTGATGTAGACGCGTCCGGTCTTGACCTCCTGCACGGGGTGGTTGCCGCCTCGGTGCCCGAACTTCATGCGGTAGGTGCGGGCTCCCATGGCCAGGCCCAGCAACTGGTGACCGAGGCAGATGCCAAAGAGGGGCACCTGCCCCAGCAGCCCCCGGACCGTCGCGATGGGCTGACGCGCCGCGGCGGGATCGCCCGGCCCGTTGGAGATGACCACGCCCTGCGGACGCAACGCCAGGATCTGCTGGGCCGTGAAGTGAGACGGCACCACCGTCACCCGGCAGCCGCGCTCGACGAGGTTGAGCAGGATGTGGCGCTTGACGCCCAGGTCCAGCACCACCACGTGAGGCCCGGCTCCCTCCCCCAGGTGGTAGGGGGCCGCGGGGCTGACCTCCTCGATCAGCGACTGCTCGCCGAGCTCCGGCACCCGACGGGACCGCTCCACCAGCTCCGACCGCTCGATGGGGCGGCTCGTCAGGAAGCCTCGCATCGTGCCTCGCGCACGCAGGCGTCGCACCAGCGAACGGGTGTCGACGCCGGCGATGCCCACGACCCCGTGCTCCGTCAACCAGGCCTCCAGCGAGCCGACGCCGGGCGGCAGCGCCTGAGGGTCGTCGGCCAGCTCCCTCATGACGACGCCGCGCACCTGCACCGCACCCGACTCCACGTCGCAGGCCGAGGTGCCGTAGTTGCCGATGAGCGGCTGGGTGAAGACGACGATCTGCCCGCGGTAGGAGGGGTCCGTCAGCACCTCCTGGTAGCCCGTCTGGACGGTGGTGAAGACCACCTCCCCACTGGTCTCGCCGTCTCGACCGACTCGTACACCCTCGTAGACGGATCCGTCCTCCAGCGCCAGCCACGCCGGAGCCCGTCCCGCTCTCATCCCATCGACCCCCTCCATCCCGACGGCCCGCCGGTCCTCACCGGGATGCCGCCGTGCGCGCCCGCTCCAGGGCCTCTTGCAGCTGGCTCGCGGCGGCCGCCGCGGCCGCGGCCCACCCCTGCGGATCCCCGCTCTGCTGGCGCCACGCCTCCAGCAGGGAGCGCGAGACGCTGACCAGCCCGCCGAGCCCCTCCCGGTCGAAGGCCGGCGCCAGGGCCTCGGGTGACGCCCCCTGCGCCCCGACGCCCGGCAAGAGCAGCCAGACGCCCGGCAGTCGGCGGCGCAGCGAGACGAGGGCCTCGGGGTAGGTGGCGCCCACCACGGCACCCACGGAGGCATAGCCGCTCGCTCCCCGGCGACTCATTGCCCACGAGTTTACGACATCTGCCACCGCCTCCGCTACCTGCCGGCCGTCTTGCAGGCGCAACTCCTGCAGCGCCGTCGCACCGGGGTTGGAGGTGTGCACCAGGGCGAAGAGCCCCCGCCCCGCGCCGTCGACCCACGCCAGGAACGGCTCCGCCGAGTCGGGCCCCAGGTAGGGGTTGAAGGTGCAGGCGTCGGCCCCCAGCACGGTCGCCTCGGAGATCCCGGCCAGCGGCGTGGTGCCGATGAGCGCACGGGCGTAGGCGGTCGAAGTGCTGGCGATGTCGCCGGGCTTGGCATCGGCGATGACGACGAGCCCCAGGCCCTGCGCGTGCACGATCAGGCGACGCAACGCCCCCAGGCCCCACGGGCCCAGGGCGAGGAAGAACGCGAACTGGAACTTGACCCCCACCGCATGGGGGGCGCACGCCTCCACCAGCGTGCGGCCGACCTGCTCGACCACCTCCGCCGCGAGCCGGAGGGCCTCCGTCTCCCCCAGGCCCGCCAGCCGGCGCCGCAGCGGCTCCACCACCGGGGGCGGGAGGCGGTCCAGGTCGGGGTCGTAACCGATGACCAGGCACGAGCGGCGGGCCCGAACGGCCTCGGCCAGCCGGTCCCCGAAGTGCCGGCGTCCGTCACCCTCGGCCATCGAGCAGCTCGCCCTCCAGCATCACCACGCGCCCGCCGACCACGGTGGCGACCGGGCGCCCCTCCAGCCGCCAGCCGGCGAACGGCGTGTTCTTGCCGATGGAGTGCAGGCGCGCCGGGTCCACCTCCCAGCGCGCCGCGGGGTCGAAGAGGGTGACGTCGGCCACCGCCCCCTCGGCCAGTCGCCCGCCGGGCAGCCCCAGCACCGCCGCCGGGCCCGACGTGACCGTGGCGACGGCTCGCATCGGTGTCAGCACGCCCTCGCGCACCAGATGGCCCAGCACGAGGGCAAGCATGGTCTCCAGGCCCACCGCGCCGAACGGTGCCTGGTCGAGCTCCGCCTCCTTCTCCTCGGGGGCGTGGGGCGCGTGGTCGGAGGCCACCACGTCCACGATCCCCTCGGCCAGCGCCCGCCGCAACGCCTGGCGGTCCTCCTCGGTGCCCAGGGGCGGGTTGACCTTGGCCGACGAGTCGTAGCCGGTCAGCGCCTCGTCGGTGAGGAAGAGGTGGTGCGGCGTCACCTCCGCCGTCACCGCCGCTCCCGACGCCTTGGCCTCGGCCACGAGCCGCACCGACTGGGCGGTGCTGACGTGTGCCACGTGCAGGCGAGCCCCCGCCGCACGGGCCAGGGCGATGTCGCGGGCCACGATGACGCTCTCGGCCTCAGGGGGGATGCCCGGCAAGCCGAGCCGGGTCGCGACGGGCCCTTCGCGCATGACCCCGCCGCGGGCCAGGCTCGCGTCGACGCAGTGCACGACCACCGGCCGGCCGAGCTGGGCGGCGTAGAGCAGGGCACTCCGCATCAGGGCGGCGTCCATGACCGTGTCGCCATCGTCGGAGAAGGCCACCGCGCCGGCCTCGGCCATCTCGCCCATCTCGGCCAGCTCCTGCCCCTGCCGCCCCTTGGTCAGCGCGCCGATGACGTGGACCCTCACGAGGCCCCGTGCCCTGGCGATGGCCTGGACGTGCGAGACGATGGCGGCCGTGTCGACGGCGGGGTTGGTGTTGGGCATGCAGGCCACGGCCGTGATGCCCCCGGCCGCCGCCGCCCGTGTGCCGGTCTCGATGCGCTCCTTGTGCTCCTGGCCGGGCTCGCGCAGGTGCACGTGGATGTCGATGGCCCCGGGGATCACCCAGGCCCCCCGGGCCTCCACAACCTGATCGGCCCCCTCGCGGATCGGGGCGGCCAGGCGCCGGATACGGCCGTCCTCCACCAGCACGTCGAGCTCGTCATCGATGCCCGAAGCCGGATCGATGACCCGTCCTCCGCGAATCAGCAGCCTCATCCCGCCTCGCCCTCCCGCCCCGCCATCAGGTACAGCACCGCCATCCGCACCGCCACACCGTTGGTCACCTGCTCGGCCACCGCGCTCCGGCCATCGACCAGCACCGCCTCGTCGATCTCGACGCCCACGTTGGCCGGCCCCGGATGCATGATGAGCACGTCCTCCGGCAGCCGTCGCAGGCGCTCGTCGGTCAGGCCCCACCGCAGGCGGTACTCGCGCAGGCTGGGCAGGTAGCCCCGCTGCATCCGCTCCCGCTGGATGCGCAGCACGTTGATCACCTCGGCCCACTCCAGGGCCTCGTCCAACCGGTCGAAGCGCCGGACGCCCAGGGTCTCCAGGCCCACGGGCATCAGCGTGGACGGCCCTGCTACGGCCACGTGGGCACCCAGCTTGCGCAGCCCCCAGATGTCGGAGCGAGCGACCCGGGAGTGCAGCACGTCGCCCACGATGAGCACGTTGAGCCCCGAGATGCGGCCCTTGCGGCGCCGGATGGTGTAGAGGTCCAGCAGCCCCTGGGTGGGGTGCTCGTGCGCGCCGTCGCCGGCATTGAGCACCCGCACCTGCACCGTGCGCGCCAGCAGGTGGGGGACGCCCGCCGAGGCGTGGCGCACCACCAGGTAGTCCGTGCCCAGGGCCTGGTAGGTCCGTGCCGTGTCGACGAGGCTTTCGCCCTTGACCACGCTGGACTGGGCCACGGCCACGTTGACCACGTCGGCGCTGAGCGCCTTGGCGGCCAGTTCGAAGCTGGTGCGGGTGCGGGTGGAGGGCTCGTAGAAGAGGTTGACGACGACGCGGCCCCTGAGCGTGGGAAACTTCTTGACCGGACGGTCGAAGACCTGACGCATCGCGTC
This genomic interval from Limnochorda sp. LNt contains the following:
- the pyrF gene encoding orotidine-5'-phosphate decarboxylase translates to MAEGDGRRHFGDRLAEAVRARRSCLVIGYDPDLDRLPPPVVEPLRRRLAGLGETEALRLAAEVVEQVGRTLVEACAPHAVGVKFQFAFFLALGPWGLGALRRLIVHAQGLGLVVIADAKPGDIASTSTAYARALIGTTPLAGISEATVLGADACTFNPYLGPDSAEPFLAWVDGAGRGLFALVHTSNPGATALQELRLQDGRQVAEAVADVVNSWAMSRRGASGYASVGAVVGATYPEALVSLRRRLPGVWLLLPGVGAQGASPEALAPAFDREGLGGLVSVSRSLLEAWRQQSGDPQGWAAAAAAAASQLQEALERARTAASR
- a CDS encoding dihydroorotase encodes the protein MRLLIRGGRVIDPASGIDDELDVLVEDGRIRRLAAPIREGADQVVEARGAWVIPGAIDIHVHLREPGQEHKERIETGTRAAAAGGITAVACMPNTNPAVDTAAIVSHVQAIARARGLVRVHVIGALTKGRQGQELAEMGEMAEAGAVAFSDDGDTVMDAALMRSALLYAAQLGRPVVVHCVDASLARGGVMREGPVATRLGLPGIPPEAESVIVARDIALARAAGARLHVAHVSTAQSVRLVAEAKASGAAVTAEVTPHHLFLTDEALTGYDSSAKVNPPLGTEEDRQALRRALAEGIVDVVASDHAPHAPEEKEAELDQAPFGAVGLETMLALVLGHLVREGVLTPMRAVATVTSGPAAVLGLPGGRLAEGAVADVTLFDPAARWEVDPARLHSIGKNTPFAGWRLEGRPVATVVGGRVVMLEGELLDGRG
- a CDS encoding aspartate carbamoyltransferase catalytic subunit; its protein translation is MRAGDRGEARSTWPRHLLGLADLGPDAIEQILETADAMRQVFDRPVKKFPTLRGRVVVNLFYEPSTRTRTSFELAAKALSADVVNVAVAQSSVVKGESLVDTARTYQALGTDYLVVRHASAGVPHLLARTVQVRVLNAGDGAHEHPTQGLLDLYTIRRRKGRISGLNVLIVGDVLHSRVARSDIWGLRKLGAHVAVAGPSTLMPVGLETLGVRRFDRLDEALEWAEVINVLRIQRERMQRGYLPSLREYRLRWGLTDERLRRLPEDVLIMHPGPANVGVEIDEAVLVDGRSAVAEQVTNGVAVRMAVLYLMAGREGEAG
- the carA gene encoding glutamine-hydrolyzing carbamoyl-phosphate synthase small subunit gives rise to the protein MRAGRAPAWLALEDGSVYEGVRVGRDGETSGEVVFTTVQTGYQEVLTDPSYRGQIVVFTQPLIGNYGTSACDVESGAVQVRGVVMRELADDPQALPPGVGSLEAWLTEHGVVGIAGVDTRSLVRRLRARGTMRGFLTSRPIERSELVERSRRVPELGEQSLIEEVSPAAPYHLGEGAGPHVVVLDLGVKRHILLNLVERGCRVTVVPSHFTAQQILALRPQGVVISNGPGDPAAARQPIATVRGLLGQVPLFGICLGHQLLGLAMGARTYRMKFGHRGGNHPVQEVKTGRVYITTHNHGYALDESSLPPELIVTHRSLNDGTVEGMRHRDLPAWSVQFHPEATPGPRENVHLFDAFVATVGAHSGAGPGAAGSHRGG